Proteins encoded in a region of the Bacillus methanolicus genome:
- a CDS encoding transglycosylase SLT domain-containing protein — MEQLRELTVDIGFNADSSPLSEITREMSRFTQQTKGASSEVVKMSAATQAMKAVNKGLIDETKALNSQLSRQSDLIRQLARTSGMSATQLAADWADMSKEMKQSMIRNHNDMRKYRKELMSVRHDMRKLGMQMGHYTGSTNDFMKEINKLGKAHKKITDQMINSNLSMRQSLIQTVATMSAMSGQSEKISANYDRMGNAVYLVNKPLLAITSNLERMARQGNAASLALQMLGPNASMKALQDQIRLINQGIMRQQAVVMAASVAWLGFTAIMAHAALGPDPTEIRKQQQELTRIYREEWQKRVDEISHFVGLFEKVSVPKVKGSDLTKALKSQLDAIKIWRTNLQGLIKKGVDEGLIQELQKAGPAAAGQVKALNTMSKPELDKYVALWREKMGLAKQQATDELAKLKQQTDAKIRELQNSLTPLGKSWERFKSTWADALKPFVDLWGQIASKVVDFGTTIGKFVQKLNEISPWITKLAGMFLYLVVTFTLLLSPLAIGIGYFMGLKAAFSAAWVMIKPLVTGLAAMSGTVFLVSALVLGLGVALYLLWTRSETFRNAVINGWNAIKSAAISVWGFIKPYINQAISAVVGFVQEKMAALKTFWDQNGSQILQAAKNVWTPIQAVIVVAAKTIWAVMKFVWPLVLSLIKSVWGNIKGVINGALNVIMGLVKVFSGLFTGDFGKMWEGIKQVFSGAIQFIWNFIQLSMFGRVLGAGKAFVVGFKNVFVALWNGLKSLFVGGVRAVWSFLVKGFTGMRNASNTILTGLKNTALGIWNTLRGGLYGLISRIVGSVRTAWTTAKTNTVNMFNSIKSAITQRFNDIVDAAKALPGKIGSGIKSMAGKALSGVKHLANTLVGGLAQGINGVTGGINWVLDKIGVDKKIPTWTPPRYAKGTNYHPGGLAIVGDGGGPELIRTPSGQIGLSPAKSTLVNLPKGSEVLPHRETQALLKSGLIPAYAKGIGTKLKSVASKAVDTAKNVAGKAWTGAKKAVGKAKDLALDVWSYIDNPGKLMKKVWEQFGVKAPSVAGSFGDIGKGALTMIKDKAISFVKKKLEDIGSFAGGSAAPSQVKAWIIQALKITKTPLSWLPALLLKAQKESTFNPRAINLWDSNAKRGTPSKGLMQVIDPTFRQYKLPGFNDIWNPVHNTIAAIRYIKARYGTVFNTPGIRSMRRGGPYRGYAAGGIATKPQWATLAENGWKEFIIPTQPSMRKRALALLAQANAELGYTPSREKSSTSNTYTPSISGSVGGRTYTVHYAPHVEIKVEGNLDANTTQSLKQEFQKMLDEHYKKLNDLFGSEVVY; from the coding sequence ATGGAACAACTCCGCGAATTAACGGTCGATATAGGTTTTAATGCCGACAGCTCCCCATTGAGTGAAATAACAAGAGAAATGAGTCGGTTTACACAACAAACAAAGGGAGCAAGCTCCGAAGTCGTTAAAATGAGCGCTGCAACACAGGCCATGAAGGCAGTAAACAAAGGGCTCATTGATGAAACTAAAGCATTAAATTCACAGCTTAGTCGTCAAAGCGATTTAATACGTCAGCTGGCAAGAACGTCCGGTATGAGCGCTACTCAGCTTGCGGCTGACTGGGCAGACATGTCGAAAGAAATGAAACAATCTATGATTCGAAACCATAATGATATGCGAAAATATCGCAAAGAACTAATGTCTGTCAGACACGATATGCGCAAACTTGGCATGCAGATGGGTCATTATACCGGTTCCACAAATGATTTCATGAAAGAAATCAACAAACTAGGAAAAGCCCATAAAAAAATCACTGATCAAATGATCAATAGTAATCTCTCTATGCGGCAAAGTCTTATCCAGACTGTCGCTACTATGTCGGCTATGAGCGGACAAAGTGAGAAAATCAGCGCCAACTATGACCGAATGGGCAATGCTGTGTACCTTGTAAACAAGCCTTTGCTTGCCATCACGAGTAATCTAGAACGTATGGCAAGACAAGGGAATGCAGCGTCCTTAGCTCTTCAAATGCTAGGGCCGAACGCAAGCATGAAGGCATTGCAGGACCAAATTCGATTGATTAACCAAGGTATCATGCGGCAACAAGCGGTAGTAATGGCGGCTAGCGTTGCATGGCTGGGCTTCACAGCAATCATGGCTCATGCAGCATTAGGGCCCGATCCGACGGAGATACGAAAACAACAGCAGGAACTGACCAGGATTTACCGTGAAGAGTGGCAAAAACGGGTCGATGAAATCTCTCACTTTGTCGGATTGTTTGAAAAGGTATCTGTACCGAAAGTAAAAGGTTCTGACCTTACAAAAGCTTTAAAAAGTCAGTTAGACGCAATCAAAATTTGGCGCACTAACTTACAAGGTCTCATCAAAAAAGGCGTAGACGAAGGACTTATTCAGGAATTACAAAAAGCGGGTCCAGCTGCTGCAGGTCAAGTAAAAGCCTTAAACACCATGAGCAAACCGGAACTTGATAAATATGTTGCGCTATGGCGTGAAAAAATGGGGCTTGCGAAACAGCAAGCAACTGATGAATTAGCAAAATTAAAACAACAAACAGACGCGAAAATAAGGGAACTTCAAAACAGCCTAACTCCATTAGGGAAGTCTTGGGAGAGGTTTAAAAGCACATGGGCTGACGCGCTTAAACCATTTGTTGATCTATGGGGTCAAATAGCCTCGAAGGTGGTTGATTTCGGCACGACGATCGGTAAATTTGTTCAAAAGCTGAACGAAATAAGCCCATGGATTACGAAGCTAGCGGGGATGTTCTTATATCTAGTTGTTACGTTTACATTATTGCTTTCCCCATTAGCGATAGGAATAGGTTACTTTATGGGATTAAAAGCGGCCTTTTCTGCGGCTTGGGTTATGATTAAACCATTAGTAACAGGTCTAGCGGCGATGAGCGGAACAGTTTTCCTTGTATCAGCGCTTGTTCTTGGTTTAGGAGTAGCCCTTTACCTCTTATGGACACGTTCAGAGACATTCCGAAACGCCGTGATAAATGGCTGGAATGCAATAAAATCGGCTGCTATTTCTGTATGGGGATTTATCAAGCCATACATCAACCAAGCCATTTCTGCTGTAGTCGGATTTGTACAAGAAAAAATGGCAGCGTTAAAGACTTTTTGGGATCAAAACGGCTCACAGATCCTGCAAGCGGCCAAAAACGTTTGGACACCTATCCAAGCTGTAATTGTCGTAGCAGCAAAGACGATTTGGGCTGTTATGAAGTTTGTCTGGCCATTAGTTCTTTCGCTGATCAAGTCCGTCTGGGGCAATATTAAAGGCGTAATTAATGGTGCTCTAAACGTCATCATGGGTCTTGTCAAGGTATTTTCCGGCTTGTTTACCGGTGACTTCGGTAAGATGTGGGAAGGTATAAAACAAGTCTTTTCTGGAGCAATTCAATTCATCTGGAACTTTATCCAGCTTTCCATGTTCGGAAGGGTACTCGGAGCTGGAAAAGCGTTCGTCGTCGGATTTAAAAATGTCTTTGTGGCGCTTTGGAATGGCTTGAAATCTCTATTTGTCGGTGGCGTCAGAGCTGTATGGAGCTTTCTTGTAAAAGGTTTCACCGGCATGAGGAATGCGTCAAATACCATTCTTACCGGTTTAAAAAATACAGCATTAGGCATTTGGAACACCTTACGAGGTGGCTTGTACGGTCTTATTTCTCGTATTGTAGGGAGTGTAAGAACCGCATGGACAACAGCAAAAACCAACACAGTCAATATGTTCAACAGCATTAAATCAGCAATAACGCAACGATTTAACGATATTGTTGACGCGGCAAAAGCCCTGCCAGGCAAGATTGGATCAGGAATAAAAAGCATGGCCGGAAAAGCGCTAAGCGGTGTTAAACACTTAGCGAATACGCTTGTTGGAGGACTTGCACAAGGAATCAACGGTGTTACTGGTGGTATCAACTGGGTATTAGACAAAATTGGAGTAGATAAGAAAATACCTACATGGACTCCACCGAGATACGCAAAGGGTACTAATTACCATCCTGGCGGTTTAGCAATCGTCGGTGATGGCGGCGGCCCAGAATTAATCCGTACACCATCCGGGCAAATCGGGCTATCGCCTGCGAAAAGTACGCTTGTTAACCTTCCAAAAGGTTCGGAAGTTTTACCACATAGAGAAACACAAGCATTATTGAAATCAGGCTTAATCCCTGCTTATGCGAAAGGTATTGGTACAAAACTAAAAAGTGTTGCAAGCAAAGCTGTCGATACCGCAAAGAATGTTGCAGGAAAAGCTTGGACAGGAGCAAAGAAAGCGGTTGGAAAAGCAAAAGATTTAGCTTTAGACGTATGGTCTTATATTGACAATCCTGGCAAACTCATGAAGAAGGTTTGGGAGCAATTCGGAGTAAAAGCACCAAGTGTTGCTGGATCCTTTGGTGACATTGGTAAAGGTGCTCTTACTATGATAAAAGACAAAGCAATAAGCTTTGTGAAAAAGAAGTTAGAAGATATTGGATCATTTGCGGGTGGATCTGCCGCACCATCACAAGTAAAAGCTTGGATTATACAAGCGTTGAAAATTACTAAGACACCTTTGTCTTGGTTGCCAGCGTTGTTGTTGAAGGCTCAAAAAGAGTCAACTTTTAATCCGAGGGCTATAAACCTATGGGATTCTAATGCAAAACGTGGCACACCATCGAAAGGTTTAATGCAGGTTATTGATCCGACATTTAGGCAATACAAATTGCCAGGATTCAATGATATTTGGAACCCAGTTCACAATACAATTGCCGCAATCAGATATATCAAGGCCAGATATGGAACAGTCTTTAATACACCTGGAATAAGGTCAATGAGAAGGGGCGGCCCGTACAGAGGATATGCTGCCGGAGGTATTGCAACCAAACCGCAGTGGGCGACTCTTGCAGAGAATGGCTGGAAGGAGTTTATAATTCCGACACAGCCGAGCATGAGAAAAAGAGCCCTTGCTTTGTTGGCGCAGGCAAATGCTGAACTTGGTTACACTCCGAGCAGAGAAAAATCTAGCACAAGCAACACTTATACACCATCTATAAGCGGAAGCGTTGGAGGAAGAACTTACACAGTTCATTATGCACCGCATGTTGAGATAAAAGTCGAAGGGAACCTTGACGCTAACACAACACAAAGTCTGAAACAAGAATTTCAAAAAATGTTGGATGAACATTACAAAAAGCTGAATGATTTATTCGGCTCCGAGGTGGTTTACTAA
- a CDS encoding lytic transglycosylase produces MARLGKVNLIIESEGDNSSIEATSYPAEKGIPYTDHVQEKPDEFTLSGYIIGKNYQSDKEYLKKEMKKGTIMTYVGRNIAKNVIILSIDGNVDSSIANGSAISIKLQTIRIANTSWVSVKNSGKKKPVSKKTTTAVYHVTRRGDTYWELSKKYGTSIAQLRAWNKYPDKKIPVGVKLRVK; encoded by the coding sequence ATGGCAAGGCTTGGCAAAGTGAACCTTATCATAGAATCAGAAGGCGATAACAGTTCAATAGAAGCCACTTCCTATCCTGCTGAAAAAGGCATACCTTATACCGATCACGTTCAAGAAAAGCCGGACGAGTTTACGCTCTCCGGCTATATTATTGGGAAAAATTATCAATCTGATAAAGAATACTTAAAAAAAGAAATGAAAAAAGGAACGATTATGACGTATGTTGGGCGAAATATCGCCAAAAACGTCATTATTTTAAGCATTGATGGAAATGTTGATTCTAGCATTGCGAATGGTTCGGCAATTTCTATCAAATTACAAACTATTAGAATTGCAAATACATCCTGGGTCAGCGTGAAAAACAGCGGCAAGAAAAAGCCAGTATCGAAAAAAACAACAACAGCTGTTTATCATGTTACAAGGCGAGGCGACACATACTGGGAACTATCCAAAAAGTACGGTACTTCTATTGCTCAATTAAGGGCATGGAATAAGTACCCTGACAAGAAAATTCCTGTCGGCGTAAAATTGCGCGTGAAATGA
- a CDS encoding phage baseplate plug family protein, translating to MRDYILIDKENLPEQFEIDLANETYVLEFNYNKTYDFFTVDLYDINMNPIVLGEKLVINIPLWSNITDSRLPAPSLVPMDESGKAERITYDNFGETVFLFIDDTPEDEENGD from the coding sequence ATGCGTGATTACATTCTAATAGACAAAGAAAATTTACCCGAACAATTTGAAATTGATCTAGCCAATGAAACTTATGTTTTAGAGTTCAATTACAATAAAACTTACGACTTTTTTACAGTCGATCTTTACGATATTAATATGAATCCTATTGTTCTAGGCGAAAAATTGGTTATCAATATTCCGTTATGGAGCAATATAACCGACAGCCGATTACCTGCGCCTTCTCTTGTTCCAATGGATGAATCGGGGAAAGCGGAACGGATCACATATGACAATTTTGGTGAAACGGTTTTTCTTTTCATTGATGATACGCCGGAGGATGAAGAAAATGGCGACTAA
- a CDS encoding phage protein produces the protein MATKQLFGRVVKVHVESDKYKADFSGDNLHIEFEVPFDDDEKPNQTEIRIFNLSKTSISRIIKGASCTLQAGYRSDYGVIAQGKITSVYTNREGVNKITIIKMLEGQDYSGKKTKKPITFKAGTKADVIIKRLVQVLGIRLAEMKLPKNVVYKKGYTVTGNIMNNLVEVVRDSGASMYWRKGKMIIRSIKEGTDERFRLEESTGLIESPEAFEEDGYKGYNVKSLLQHRITTASIIEIRSKTANGKYRVKKGKHICNGSDFITEMQVI, from the coding sequence ATGGCGACTAAACAGCTATTTGGGCGCGTGGTCAAGGTTCATGTTGAAAGCGACAAATATAAAGCCGATTTTTCCGGTGATAATCTTCATATCGAGTTTGAAGTTCCATTTGACGATGATGAAAAGCCAAACCAAACAGAAATTCGGATATTTAACCTTTCCAAAACTTCAATTAGCCGAATTATCAAAGGAGCTTCCTGTACCTTACAAGCCGGATATCGTTCAGATTATGGAGTTATAGCGCAAGGGAAAATTACTAGCGTTTACACAAATAGAGAAGGTGTAAACAAAATTACCATCATAAAGATGCTAGAAGGTCAGGATTATTCCGGCAAAAAAACAAAGAAACCTATTACTTTCAAAGCCGGAACTAAAGCAGATGTAATTATTAAGCGTTTGGTTCAAGTTCTAGGGATCCGTTTGGCAGAAATGAAATTGCCAAAGAATGTGGTTTATAAAAAAGGCTATACCGTAACCGGAAACATCATGAACAATCTAGTCGAAGTCGTGAGAGATTCCGGGGCTTCTATGTATTGGCGAAAAGGTAAGATGATTATTCGTTCAATCAAAGAAGGAACGGACGAGCGTTTTCGTTTAGAGGAAAGTACAGGATTAATCGAATCGCCGGAAGCATTTGAGGAAGATGGTTACAAAGGCTATAACGTCAAATCATTGTTGCAACATCGTATTACAACAGCAAGTATTATTGAAATACGATCAAAAACAGCAAACGGAAAATATAGGGTCAAAAAAGGGAAGCATATCTGCAACGGAAGCGACTTTATAACGGAAATGCAGGTGATCTAA
- a CDS encoding DUF2634 domain-containing protein, whose product MIAPKLVDGDLVVENGELVMIDGDEELAQSIRSILETRKGEFFLEPEHGLSYENLLGKNTNKEALRDDIIEAVSQEPRVESIPDIQIIDDRKARKRSVKLTIQKETGELVEIGEVELGGVG is encoded by the coding sequence ATGATTGCACCTAAACTGGTAGACGGTGATCTTGTCGTCGAAAATGGCGAATTAGTCATGATAGATGGGGATGAAGAACTCGCTCAGTCCATTCGCTCTATTTTAGAGACGAGGAAGGGCGAGTTTTTTTTAGAACCAGAACATGGCTTGTCTTATGAAAATTTGCTTGGAAAGAACACAAACAAAGAAGCACTTAGAGACGACATAATAGAAGCTGTTTCACAAGAACCTAGAGTCGAATCTATACCAGACATTCAAATTATTGATGATCGAAAAGCAAGAAAAAGGAGCGTAAAACTTACTATCCAAAAAGAAACAGGTGAATTAGTGGAGATAGGGGAGGTGGAACTCGGTGGGGTTGGATAA
- a CDS encoding baseplate J/gp47 family protein: MGLDKYGFKRKTYDELLTDMENKMRGLFGENVNLSPRSPFGLILRLFAWALSLVWELAEKVYYSAYVSKAEGVQLDNLAANKGLSREQASESTVELVFTGQPGFTIPEQTQFSTANNIYFFLIEDVTLDSNGNGQGRAVSVEKGIHTNVGPNTITIQAEPMEEITSVTNPEPATGGRDEETYEEFRERLKISPSKGGKATVPAIISNLRETDGVISANAVINNKNVPDQYGNPPKSVHVYVLGGLRDEIAEAIFDAVAGGIETVGQEMVLVEDISGEQHEVRFDYVDEVNIRIQISLQTNPTFPVDGEKRIKDELIKFIGGTDSNGIYWIGHNMGQDVIYSKLFRVIDSAADGIEDISLSIGRDGGALANENIEIGPHETAKTRVDLIEVTVT, encoded by the coding sequence GTGGGGTTGGATAAGTACGGATTTAAAAGAAAAACTTACGATGAACTATTGACAGATATGGAAAATAAAATGCGCGGGCTCTTTGGTGAAAATGTAAATCTTTCACCGAGAAGCCCGTTTGGTCTTATATTAAGGCTTTTTGCCTGGGCGCTTTCTCTTGTGTGGGAACTAGCGGAAAAAGTCTATTATTCCGCATATGTGAGCAAAGCGGAAGGGGTTCAACTCGATAACTTAGCGGCAAATAAAGGGTTATCGCGAGAACAAGCCTCCGAATCAACGGTTGAACTTGTTTTCACAGGACAGCCAGGATTTACGATTCCGGAACAAACTCAATTTTCTACTGCAAACAATATATATTTCTTTCTCATTGAAGATGTAACACTAGACAGCAACGGAAACGGTCAAGGAAGGGCGGTTTCGGTAGAAAAAGGGATTCATACAAATGTTGGGCCTAATACAATCACCATTCAAGCTGAACCGATGGAAGAAATCACATCGGTTACAAATCCAGAGCCGGCGACAGGTGGCCGAGACGAAGAAACATACGAAGAATTTAGAGAACGCTTAAAAATTTCTCCTTCTAAGGGTGGAAAAGCAACAGTTCCGGCTATCATTTCGAATCTAAGGGAAACAGACGGAGTTATTTCTGCAAATGCAGTCATCAATAACAAAAATGTGCCAGATCAATATGGAAACCCTCCCAAATCGGTTCATGTTTATGTTTTAGGCGGTTTAAGAGACGAAATAGCGGAAGCCATTTTTGATGCCGTAGCAGGCGGAATTGAAACAGTCGGGCAAGAAATGGTTTTGGTTGAAGATATCAGCGGGGAACAGCATGAAGTACGGTTTGATTATGTCGATGAAGTGAACATTCGGATACAAATTTCATTGCAAACCAATCCTACTTTCCCTGTCGATGGTGAAAAACGAATAAAAGATGAATTGATTAAATTCATCGGTGGAACGGATAGCAACGGAATCTATTGGATCGGTCACAATATGGGTCAAGATGTTATTTATTCCAAGTTATTTAGAGTTATTGATTCAGCAGCCGATGGAATCGAAGATATTTCTCTATCCATCGGAAGGGATGGCGGCGCTTTAGCAAACGAAAATATAGAGATTGGCCCACATGAAACAGCTAAGACACGCGTCGATTTAATCGAGGTGACAGTTACATGA
- a CDS encoding phage tail protein, with product MPFDQNNLPEWNAPGVEPPQSKKNSGWGPGEKPPGDWFNWFFNKTYNALKSLFTNAQHKEEKGQPNGYASLDENGKVPSNQLSLTKNQVGLGNVDNVKQASKTEFDAHNNDNVRHVTQADKDRWNGALPASSYTANDVLNKIKTVDGSGSGLDADMLDGKDSSAFAQSAFSSVKVGATTVSADSPNDTIEIVAGSNVTVTPDAANDKITIAANVPVSSVNGKTGSVNLSHTDVGAAPATHSHAIADVTGLQTALDSKVPSSDVVTTPAANKILKLDANAKLPASITGNADGNAATASKLQTARTISLSGDVTGSASFDGSANATISATLANSGVTPGTYPKVTVDAKGRVTGGQLLSASDIPSLDWSKITSGKPTTLAGYGITDAIPTSQKGTANGVASLDGNTKVPTSQLPSASTSAAGIVQLNDTTNSTSTSQAATANAVKQANDRAVSAENNAKNASLPRTGDTNVEISVKNALNVSGYRTSNTEVSNANKWTRLCSLRVTAQYGYVVADIDLLSGHDGSATAKFATVYVRLKQKNPMGQSPYCQLVIKTANGLTSNDIKGVVTANSATETILELWAKIPWGYEEIHFYPQNLMTSSGSFTPFELQAFSDTLPTGTQVNADVIFETPNGAQAKANQAETNAKNYFNSQKGVPNGVATLGADGKVPASQLNISMTGSAISITDNGNYYTSADVEGALQEIGQTLNAMRGDLITSVNNILNM from the coding sequence ATGCCATTTGACCAAAATAATTTGCCGGAATGGAATGCACCAGGCGTTGAACCGCCGCAAAGTAAAAAAAATAGTGGATGGGGGCCGGGTGAAAAACCTCCTGGTGATTGGTTTAACTGGTTTTTCAATAAAACTTACAATGCTTTGAAATCGCTATTTACAAACGCACAGCACAAAGAAGAAAAAGGACAACCTAACGGTTACGCTAGTTTAGATGAAAATGGAAAAGTACCATCCAATCAGCTTAGTTTAACAAAAAATCAAGTCGGGCTTGGGAACGTCGATAACGTAAAACAAGCGTCAAAAACCGAATTTGACGCTCATAATAATGATAATGTCCGACATGTCACACAAGCGGACAAAGACAGATGGAATGGCGCACTCCCGGCATCTAGTTATACAGCTAATGATGTTCTAAACAAAATAAAAACAGTAGACGGCTCCGGAAGCGGATTGGATGCGGATATGCTTGACGGAAAAGATAGCAGCGCTTTTGCACAAAGCGCTTTTTCAAGTGTCAAAGTCGGTGCTACTACCGTTTCAGCAGACAGCCCGAACGATACAATTGAAATTGTTGCCGGATCTAATGTCACAGTAACACCGGACGCGGCGAATGACAAAATAACGATTGCGGCAAATGTTCCGGTTTCTAGCGTAAACGGAAAAACTGGATCGGTAAATCTTTCACATACAGATGTTGGCGCGGCTCCGGCAACACATAGCCATGCCATTGCAGATGTGACAGGATTGCAAACAGCTTTAGATAGCAAAGTTCCTTCTTCTGATGTGGTAACGACACCTGCCGCAAACAAAATACTGAAACTTGACGCTAATGCAAAACTTCCGGCTTCTATCACAGGGAATGCCGATGGAAACGCGGCAACAGCTTCTAAATTACAAACGGCTAGAACAATTTCATTGTCCGGGGATGTAACCGGATCAGCTTCATTCGATGGATCAGCGAATGCAACCATTTCCGCAACATTAGCGAACAGCGGAGTAACACCGGGAACATATCCGAAGGTAACGGTTGACGCAAAAGGTAGGGTAACAGGCGGTCAATTATTGTCTGCATCCGATATTCCAAGCCTAGATTGGAGTAAGATCACAAGCGGAAAACCGACAACATTGGCGGGTTATGGTATTACGGATGCGATCCCGACAAGCCAAAAAGGTACGGCCAACGGTGTTGCTTCACTTGACGGAAACACAAAAGTTCCAACATCTCAATTGCCGAGCGCAAGTACAAGCGCGGCGGGGATTGTTCAATTAAACGACACAACAAACAGCACATCTACAAGCCAAGCGGCAACGGCGAACGCGGTTAAACAAGCAAATGATAGGGCGGTTAGTGCGGAAAATAACGCCAAAAATGCAAGTCTCCCAAGAACGGGAGATACAAATGTTGAAATATCAGTAAAAAATGCTCTTAATGTCTCTGGATACAGAACATCTAATACAGAGGTTTCGAATGCTAATAAATGGACAAGATTATGTAGTTTAAGAGTTACCGCGCAATACGGTTATGTAGTTGCTGATATAGATTTATTGTCAGGACATGATGGTAGCGCAACCGCAAAATTTGCGACTGTTTATGTGAGATTAAAGCAAAAAAATCCTATGGGGCAATCTCCATATTGCCAATTAGTAATTAAAACGGCTAACGGACTCACTTCTAATGATATTAAAGGTGTTGTAACAGCTAATAGCGCAACAGAAACCATTTTGGAATTATGGGCTAAAATTCCGTGGGGATATGAAGAAATTCATTTTTATCCTCAAAACTTAATGACAAGTAGCGGTTCTTTTACTCCTTTTGAATTACAAGCATTTTCCGATACTTTACCGACAGGGACACAAGTAAATGCAGATGTTATTTTTGAAACACCAAACGGCGCTCAAGCCAAAGCCAACCAAGCAGAAACAAACGCTAAAAACTATTTTAATAGTCAAAAGGGTGTACCAAACGGCGTTGCAACTCTTGGGGCAGATGGAAAAGTACCTGCTTCTCAATTAAACATTAGCATGACAGGTTCAGCGATCAGTATTACAGATAACGGAAATTATTATACAAGTGCAGATGTTGAAGGCGCGTTGCAAGAAATCGGGCAAACACTCAACGCAATGCGTGGCGATTTAATTACGTCAGTCAATAACATTTTGAATATGTGA